CACCATCTGGACTGGCAGCCTGAAAAAGCCGTGCCGCTGCGCAAGAACCTGCTGCGCCTGACGGCCCCCAACTCCGGCATGATGACCGGCCCCGGCACCAACAGCTATCTGGTCGGCGATACGCATACGGGCTATATCGCCATCGACCCCGGCCCGGACGATGCCGAACATCTGCAGCGCCTGCACGATGCCGCCGGCGGCGATATCCGCTACATCGTCTGCACCCATTCCCACCCCGATCACTCGCCGGGCGCCGCGCCGCTGCAGGCCATGGTCCTGCTTTCCGGCCATGCCAGGCCTCCCATCATGGGCCTGCCGTCGGCGCCCACAGCGCGCGCCAACAGTCGCTTCAGACCCGAGGTGACGCTACGGGACGGAGAGCGCATCACGCTTACCGGACAAGACACAGAGGGCGAAATCACGCATACGCTGCACGCCATCTTCACGCCCGGCCACGCGGCCAACCACCTGTGCTTTCTGCTGGAGGAGGACGCGCTGCTGTTCAGTGGCGATCACATCCTCAATGGCAGCACCACCGTCATCAGCCCGCCGGACGGCAATATGATCGATTACCTCGATTCGCTGGACAGGCTCCACTCCATGTGCCTGGAGCATGGCATTCGCTACATCCTGCCCGCCCATGGCTATGTGCTGGGCTTCGCGCGACATCAGATCACCCGCCTCAAGGCCCACCGCCTGGCACGCGAGGCCAAGGTACATCAGGCCATGCGCACCAAGCCCGACGGCAGCATTCAGGACTGGGTGGCGATTGCCTACGCCGACACACCGCAAGCCCTGTGGCCCGTGGCCCAGCAATCGCTGCTGGCGCATGTGGAGCGCATTCAAAAGCTCTGCCTTGGCAGATAGCGCCCAGCGACCGCCGCGCTAGACCTGTGGACAACTAGGACATGGCCGGAGCATTAAGCTCTCGCCATGTCTGAATCCCTGCCTGAACAAGAAAGCATCCGCCTGGCCAAACGCGTGGCGGAGCAAGAACAATGCTCGCGCCGCGAGGCCGAGCTCCATATCGTCGCGGGCAATGTCCAGGTGGACGGCAAAGTGGTGCAAGTGCCCGAAACCCGCGTGCGCCCCGATCAGGTAGTGATCCTGCGCAAGGATGCCAAGCCTGAAGCCATTCCGCCCGTCACCATCCTGATGAACAAACCCGCGGGCATGACCCAGGGCCCGGCCTATGGCCGCGTGCGCAGCGCGCATTCGCTGCTGAACGAAGGCACCAAGGCCAAGCTGGATACGCCCATGCCCCAGCTGGTGCTGGATCATCACTTCAGGAATCTGGAGTCGTTTCTGACGATTCCCCTGCCCGCCAGCGGCCTCATCGTCTACACGCAGGACAAGCGCGTGGCACGCAAGCTGGCCGAGGAAGGCATGTGGCTGGAGCAGGAAATCATTGTCGGCGTGGAGGGCCAGATCATTGAAGATGGTCTGGAAATTCTGTACGAAGGTCTGCCCATTCCCGGCGGCAACGGCCATCGTCGCATGCCTCCCTGCCATGTGAGCTGGCAGAGCGAAAACCACCTGCGTTTCGCTCTCAAGGGCATTGCTCCCGAAGAGATCGAGAAAATGTGCGCCGCCATCGGCCTGACGGTGGTCAGCATGCGCCGACTGCGCCTTGGCCGCGTCTCTCTGGCCAAGGTGCCCGAGGGTCAGTGGCGCTATCTGATGCCCTGGGAAAGGTTCTAGACGTCTGCCCTCCAGGGGCGTCGCGGGCCACGCCACTGGCAAATGAGAATCATTCCGTAGAATGTGGGATTCCTGTGCTGCCGTCCGGCCTCCCGCATGCCCGCGCCCGTCTCTTCCTCCTCCCTGCTGAGCACCTTCCAGGACAGCTACCACGAGCTGGTTCGCTTCGTGGCGCGCCGCGCCGGCCCGCAGGCTGCGCGCGACCTGGTGCATGACGCCTGGATACGCCTGGCCGAACGCCAGCGCAGCGAAGACGGCACCGAAACACCAGACGGCCTGCCGCGCGCCTATCTCTACGCGGTGATGGAAAACATCGCCATCGACCATCTGCGCCATGGCCAGCGCACGACCGAGCGCTTTGACACCAGCGTGCGGGAAGGCGAGCCGCCCGCCCCGCTCAGCCCCGACGTGGCCGATACCCATTCCTACCGCCAGGCCCTGGCCGGGGTGGAAAGCGCACTGGCCCAGTTGCCCGCGCGCTGCCGCGACATCTTCCTGGCCGACCGCATCGAGGGCGCCTCGCATGCCGAGCTGGCGGCGCGCCACGGCGTCTCGGTCAAGACCGTGGAGCGCGAAGTCATGCGCGCCATGGACAGCGTGGAAGCCTCGCTGCGCCGCTGGCGCGGAGATGCTGCCGCACCCGCACCACGCACCGGCCGCCGCCGCGCCCTGTCCACCTTGCTGGGGATTGCGGGCCTGGGTGTCGGCAGCCAGGCCATCTGGCTGGCCTGGCGCCAGTGGATGCCGCAGTACCAGGTGCGGCTGGCCACGGCTACCGGCCGCCTGCTGACCCAGCCCCTTCCCGACGGCAGCAGTCTGACCCTGGACGCCGCCAGCCGCGCCGAGGTGGACTTCTACGCCACGCGCCGACAGGTCAGGCTGCTGGCCGGCAGCGCCTTCTTCGCCGTGGCGCGCGACACCGCGCGGCCCTTCAGCGTGCAGGCGCGGGGCGTGCAGGTCACCGTGCTGGGTACGCGCTTCGAGGTCGCGCTGGAGGACGATGCGGTGCTGGTCGCCGTCGATACAGGCCGTGTGCAGGTGCGCGACGGCAGCGGCGCCCGTCACGAATTGGGCGCAGGTCAGATGCTTCGCGTGGTGGCAGGGGAGACGGCCACCATCCAGACGGCTGCCACGGTGGCCGCCTGGCGGGAAGGCTGGCTGGACTTTCAGAACACGCCGCTGGCCGAGGTGGCGCGGCGCCTGGAGCGCTACAGCGCGCAGCCGCTGCGCGTGGCGCCCGATGCGGCCGCCCTGCCCGTGCTGGGGCGCGTGCGCATTGCGGCGACCCAAGGCTGGCTGCGCATGCTGCCGCGCACCCTGCCGGTCAGCGTGCAGGAAGAAGAGCAGGCAGGACTGGAACGTACCCTGGTCATCCGCCGCCGCAGTTGATGTGCTCGATCGCCTGGAGGTGCGCACAAGGTGTGAGGGAATTTGCGCGCCCGTTCGTAAAGGCATGAGGACCCCGGAACGCGAATCATCCGCAGCCCGGGAATCGCCATTGCCCAGCTCCGTCACGGGACCTTCCATGTCTTCATCTCCCTCCAAGCCTTCCCGCCTTGCCCGCCACCATGCGGTCGCGGCGACCATCGCACTGCTGGCCCTGCAGCTTCCTACCGGTGCCCAGGCCCAGGCAGCGCCGACCCCGGCCACCAGCACCGACTTCCACATTCCTGCCCAGCCGCTGGACCAGGCGCTCACCCAGCTGGCCCGCCAGGCCGGCCTGCAACTGCTGGCCGCGCCCGAGCTGGTGCAGGGCCGCCGCGCGCCCGCCGTGGAAGGGCGCCTGAGCACGGCCGCCGCCGTGGCCCGGCTGCTGCGTGGCAGCGGGCTGGAAGCCTATGTGC
This region of Comamonas thiooxydans genomic DNA includes:
- a CDS encoding MBL fold metallo-hydrolase — translated: MTSPSQPRPSQLLQPQRAPVPARDASTLLLLRDCADGKGFEVLMTRRADQGIFANAYVFPGGGQEDEDAAPASHALARVRPSMIAEAGEERITQALTGIRETFEELGILLAYDQAGQPVPPAQVQQLDRKASLYEQCRARGWTLAVDQLWYLAHWTAPLDLPKRFNVPFFVARMPEGQTAVADETEQFEPIWISPQDAIARFEEKKLFILFPTQRTLQRIAHQPDTQAVIHALLSEKPLWQACPRGGHLKGKDTRHTETDMAYGELEMVLPDGHGIHHLDWQPEKAVPLRKNLLRLTAPNSGMMTGPGTNSYLVGDTHTGYIAIDPGPDDAEHLQRLHDAAGGDIRYIVCTHSHPDHSPGAAPLQAMVLLSGHARPPIMGLPSAPTARANSRFRPEVTLRDGERITLTGQDTEGEITHTLHAIFTPGHAANHLCFLLEEDALLFSGDHILNGSTTVISPPDGNMIDYLDSLDRLHSMCLEHGIRYILPAHGYVLGFARHQITRLKAHRLAREAKVHQAMRTKPDGSIQDWVAIAYADTPQALWPVAQQSLLAHVERIQKLCLGR
- a CDS encoding pseudouridine synthase; protein product: MSESLPEQESIRLAKRVAEQEQCSRREAELHIVAGNVQVDGKVVQVPETRVRPDQVVILRKDAKPEAIPPVTILMNKPAGMTQGPAYGRVRSAHSLLNEGTKAKLDTPMPQLVLDHHFRNLESFLTIPLPASGLIVYTQDKRVARKLAEEGMWLEQEIIVGVEGQIIEDGLEILYEGLPIPGGNGHRRMPPCHVSWQSENHLRFALKGIAPEEIEKMCAAIGLTVVSMRRLRLGRVSLAKVPEGQWRYLMPWERF
- a CDS encoding sigma-70 family RNA polymerase sigma factor; translated protein: MPAPVSSSSLLSTFQDSYHELVRFVARRAGPQAARDLVHDAWIRLAERQRSEDGTETPDGLPRAYLYAVMENIAIDHLRHGQRTTERFDTSVREGEPPAPLSPDVADTHSYRQALAGVESALAQLPARCRDIFLADRIEGASHAELAARHGVSVKTVEREVMRAMDSVEASLRRWRGDAAAPAPRTGRRRALSTLLGIAGLGVGSQAIWLAWRQWMPQYQVRLATATGRLLTQPLPDGSSLTLDAASRAEVDFYATRRQVRLLAGSAFFAVARDTARPFSVQARGVQVTVLGTRFEVALEDDAVLVAVDTGRVQVRDGSGARHELGAGQMLRVVAGETATIQTAATVAAWREGWLDFQNTPLAEVARRLERYSAQPLRVAPDAAALPVLGRVRIAATQGWLRMLPRTLPVSVQEEEQAGLERTLVIRRRS